GTTCGGGGCCGACTGGTACGGCTACTTCACCCGCCGCCTCGCCGAACGCCCCGCCAACCTCGGCTTCGTGATCCGCGGCCTCCTGGGTTGAGGCGCCCCCGGTCGCGGGCGGGCTCTCCCACCGCACGCGACCCGGCCGCCCCCCACCCGCCGCACGAGACCCCGTAGGCCCCACCCCAAGGGGGCGTCCCGGCGACGCGCGCGCGGGACTAGCGTCGCGGCATGCCCCGCCGGACCCCCCGCGCCCGCCCCCTCGCCCCGGGCGTCGCCGCGTTCCTCCTCGCCGCCACCCTCGCCGTGGCGCTCGCCGCACCGGTCGTGCACGGCGGACGCGCGGCCCGCGAACGCCTCTTCGTTCCGGTCCCCACCTCCCGCACCCCCGCCGTCCTGCAGACCCACCCCGCGGGCTGCGGCGCGGCGGTCCTCGCCACCGTCCTCGCCCACCACGGGCGTCCGGTCGCACAGGCCGACCTCCTCGCCGCCGCCCCACCCGGTCCCGACGGGGTCTCCCTCGCCGCCCTCCGCGACCTCGCGCA
The nucleotide sequence above comes from Trueperaceae bacterium. Encoded proteins:
- a CDS encoding cysteine peptidase family C39 domain-containing protein, with product MPRRTPRARPLAPGVAAFLLAATLAVALAAPVVHGGRAARERLFVPVPTSRTPAVLQTHPAGCGAAVLATVLAHHGRPVAQADLLAAAPPGPDGVSLAALRDLAHRHGLRGTWRRAPRGRLPTGRYVAHLDAPYGHVVWVDARAGRYLHLHDPERGFEVWHVDPFRARFSGRYLHLEATS